A DNA window from Mastomys coucha isolate ucsf_1 unplaced genomic scaffold, UCSF_Mcou_1 pScaffold21, whole genome shotgun sequence contains the following coding sequences:
- the LOC116100952 gene encoding olfactory receptor 226-like: MSNHNSTLVTEFILLGFPELCHLQGLLSGLFLIIYVVTVLENLVIVGTISASRQLHTPMYFFLANLSVLETLYTTVTVPKLLAGLLAGAKAISFSGCLTQLFLFLSLGSSECFLLSTMACDRYLAICRPLHYPAIMDSKLCLHLALSAWLGGFLASFVSTALISRLRFCGPNALNHFFCDISPLLQLSCTDTAAIEMLDFVAALAVLATSLIVTSVSYAHIIATVLRIPGGAGRRKAFSTCASHLVVVLIFYTTTTFMYARPHAISSFDLNKLVSVIYSVVTPLLNPIIYCLRNRDIREALTKLLQSLRFP; encoded by the coding sequence ATGAGCAACCACAATAGCACCTTGGTGACAGAATTCATTCTTCTGGGTTTCCCAGAGCTGTGCCACTTACAAGGGCTGCTCTCTGGGTTATTCCTCATTATCTATGTAGTGACTGTCCTAGAGAACTTGGTCATCGTGGGCACCATCAGTGCTAGCCGGCAGctacacacacccatgtacttcttcctggcCAACCTGTCTGTGCTAGAGACCCTCTACACGACAGTCACAGTGCCCAAGCTGCTTGCTGGCCTCCTAGCAGGGGCAAAAGCCATCTCCTTCTCAGGGTGCCTCACCCAgctgttcctctttctttcacTGGGCTCCTCTGAGTGTTTCTTACTGTCCACCATGGCTTGTGACCGGTACCTGGCCATCTGCCGCCCACTGCACTACCCAGCCATCATGGATTCAAAGCTGTGCCTGCATCTAGCTCTCAGTGCCTGGCTTGGGGGCTTCTTGGCCTCCTTTGTGTCCACAGCTCTCATCTCCCGCCTCAGGTTCTGTGGCCCCAATGCCCTAAACCACTTCTTCTGCGACATCTCGCCCCTGTTGCAACTGTCCTGCACAGACACTGCTGCCATTGAAATGCTGGACTTTGTGGCAGCTCTAGCAGTCCTTGCGACCTCTCTGATAGTGACCTCAGTCTCTTATGCCCACATCATTGCCACTGTCCTGAGGATTCCAGGAGGGGCAGGCCGCAGGAAGGCCTTCTCCACCTGTGCCTCTCACTTGGTGGTGGTCTTAATCTTCTACACCACCACCACTTTCATGTATGCCCGGCCTCATGCCATAAGCTCCTTCGACCTCAACAAGCTGGTGTCTGTGATTTACTCGGTAGTGACGCCCCTGCTGAACCCTATAATCTACTGCCTGCGGAATCGTGACATCAGAGAGGCACTTACCAAGCTCCTGCAGTCCCTCAGGTTCCCCTGA
- the LOC116100953 gene encoding olfactory receptor 287 gives MSSKYLMAWNSGQNLSTPGPFILLGFPGPRSMRIGLFLLFLIMYLLTVAGNLAIISLVGAHRCLQTPMYFFLCNLSFLEIWFTTACVPKTLATFAPLGGAISLAGCATQMYFVFSLGCTEYFLLAVMAYDRYLAICLPLRYGGIMTPGLATRLALGSWLCGFSAITVPAALIARLSFCGSRVINHFFCDISPWIVLSCTDTQVVELVSFGIAFCVILGSCGITLVSYAYIITTIVKIPSAQGRHRAFSTCSSHLTVVLIWYGSTIFLHVRTSVESSLDLTKAITVLNTIVTPVLNPFIYTLRNKDVKEALRRTMKGK, from the coding sequence ATGTCCTCAAAATATTTAATGGCTTGGAATTCCGGCCAGAACCTGTCCACGCCAGGACCATTCATCTTGTTGGGCTTCCCAGGGCCGAGGAGCATGCGCATTgggctcttcctgctcttcctgatCATGTATCTGCTTACAGTAGCTGGGAACCTGGCCATCATCTCCCTGGTGGGTGCCCACAGATGCCTACAgacacccatgtacttcttcctctgcAACCTCTCCTTCCTGGAGATCTGGTTCACCACAGCCTGTGTGCCCAAGACCCTGGCCACATTTGCTCCCCTGGGCGGAGCCATCTCCTTGGCTGGCTGTGCCACGCAAATGTACTTCGTCTTTTCTCTGGGCTGTACTGAATACTTCCTGCTGGCTGTGATGGCTTATGACCGGTACCTGGCCATCTGCCTACCACTGCGCTATGGTGGCATCATGACACCTGGGCTGGCAACACGGTTGGCCCTGGGATCTTGGCTGTGTGGCTTTTCTGCAATCACAGTTCCTGCTGCCCTCATTGCCCGCCTCTCCTTCTGCGGTTCACGTGTCATCAACCACTTCTTCTGTGACATTTCGCCCTGGATAGTGCTTTCCTGCACGGACACGCAGGTGGTAGAGCTAGTGTCCTTTGGTATTGCCTTCTGTGTCATTCTGGGCTCGTGTGGTATCACACTAGTCTCCTATGCCTACATCATCACTACCATTGTCAAGATTCCCTCTGCCCAGGGCCGGCACCGTGCCTTCTCTACCTGCTCATCCCATCTCACTGTAGTGCTTATTTGGTATGGCTCTACTATCTTCTTGCATGTGAGGACCTCGGTAGAGAGCTCCTTGGACCTCACCAAAGCTATCACAGTGCTCAACACCATTGTCACACCCGTGTTGAACCCTTTCATATATACCCTGAGGAACAAGGATGTGAAGGAGGCTCTGCGGAGGACAATGAAGGGGAAGTGA